From Streptomyces sp. NBC_00690, a single genomic window includes:
- a CDS encoding MerR family transcriptional regulator, giving the protein MAEGREYRMEELAERAGITVRTLRFYRERGLLPPPRRAGRIAWYGEQHLARLRTITALLERGHTLNGIADLAKAFESGRDVGAALGLTEPTEETPVRLTPEELADHFEGEVTPENLASALALGYLTVDGGELVHISRRLLDVSAALVRQGVPLAAVLDAGQRVRAHADALADLFLEVVREHPLAGGAQALRPLAKSVVDAELSMALDRRLRPDGEAPEGHPATEGPSASDHSRS; this is encoded by the coding sequence GTGGCAGAAGGACGCGAGTACCGCATGGAAGAACTGGCCGAAAGGGCCGGCATCACGGTGCGCACCCTGCGCTTCTACCGAGAGCGCGGACTGCTGCCACCGCCCCGCCGTGCAGGACGAATCGCCTGGTACGGGGAGCAGCACCTGGCCCGACTGCGCACCATCACCGCACTTCTGGAGCGCGGACACACCCTGAACGGGATCGCCGATCTGGCCAAGGCGTTCGAAAGCGGCCGGGACGTCGGGGCGGCGCTGGGCCTGACCGAACCGACGGAGGAAACACCCGTCCGGCTCACACCGGAAGAACTGGCCGACCACTTCGAGGGCGAAGTCACCCCGGAGAACCTGGCGAGCGCGCTGGCCCTGGGCTACCTCACCGTGGACGGTGGCGAACTCGTCCACATCAGCCGCCGACTCCTGGACGTCTCAGCCGCCCTGGTGCGTCAGGGCGTACCGCTGGCAGCCGTCCTGGACGCCGGACAACGCGTACGGGCCCACGCCGACGCCCTCGCGGACCTCTTCCTGGAAGTGGTGCGGGAGCATCCGCTGGCGGGCGGCGCGCAGGCCCTGCGTCCGCTGGCGAAGAGCGTGGTGGACGCCGAACTGTCGATGGCGCTGGACCGCAGGCTACGACCGGACGGCGAGGCGCCCGAGGGCCACCCCGCCACGGAGGGCCCATCCGCGAGCGATCACAGCAGGTCGTAG
- a CDS encoding molybdate ABC transporter substrate-binding protein produces MSAEKPQTVSLFSALAVKRALDDIVLTAFTAETGTAVDTVYDPTNVLLRRIEEGARPEVMVGVTGAFPALCEAGVIDRTSVRSIARVGIGLAVPPGAEPPAIDTVDALVAALRSARSVAYSRTGASGVHFAGLLERLGIADEVNARATVVEKGFTALAVVDGRADLAVQQLSELLFVPQARVVGPLPDGAQHFTELSAALGTAAVERAEARALHTFLTGKEAGDAYRRAGLEALPLD; encoded by the coding sequence ATGTCCGCGGAAAAACCGCAAACGGTGTCGCTCTTCAGCGCTCTGGCGGTGAAAAGGGCCCTCGATGACATCGTTCTCACGGCGTTCACAGCGGAGACCGGAACGGCCGTCGACACCGTCTACGACCCGACGAACGTGCTGTTGCGAAGGATCGAGGAGGGCGCCCGGCCGGAGGTCATGGTCGGAGTGACCGGTGCGTTCCCGGCACTGTGCGAGGCGGGGGTGATCGACCGGACCTCGGTGCGGAGCATCGCCCGGGTCGGGATCGGTCTGGCCGTGCCACCCGGCGCCGAGCCGCCCGCCATCGACACGGTCGACGCGCTGGTTGCCGCGCTTCGCTCGGCGCGCTCGGTCGCCTACTCGCGCACCGGGGCCAGCGGGGTCCACTTCGCCGGGCTGCTGGAGCGGCTCGGCATAGCGGACGAGGTGAACGCCCGGGCCACCGTCGTGGAGAAGGGCTTCACAGCGCTGGCCGTGGTCGACGGCAGGGCCGATCTGGCCGTACAGCAGCTGAGCGAACTGCTGTTCGTGCCCCAGGCCCGAGTGGTGGGGCCGCTGCCGGACGGGGCCCAGCACTTCACTGAACTGTCAGCGGCGCTGGGCACCGCGGCGGTCGAGCGGGCCGAGGCCCGTGCTCTGCACACGTTCCTCACCGGGAAGGAGGCGGGAGATGCCTACCGAAGAGCTGGACTGGAAGCACTGCCACTGGATTGA
- the otnK gene encoding 3-oxo-tetronate kinase, protein MNQRHNTPLAAWTRGPAPLGVIADDFTGATDVAVALRRAGLRTLLFFGVPDRTSEGAYGSEAARLPEHEALVVALKSRMVPVADAVASSLGALEWLREQGAGQIYFKFCSTFDSTPRGNIGPVLDRLAEATGADTVPLTPSSPEHLRTQYQGYLFVDELLLGESHMRDHPVTPMRDSYLPRLLRSQTREQVALIGLGTVREGEAAVRAALAGAGARGARYVLADGIDESDLRTLGRAALGSPLVAGAAGLAAGLAHAHAEERAGHPPGAGWEETGAETKAPDTWEAVGRSAAVLSGSCSRRTLEQLTALTDAGRPAYHLDVVATPDPMALADAALAWYDALPSGGGAPVLYSSAAPEELREVQRVLGVERSAAVLEEATGLVAAGLVERGVSRLVAAGGETSGAVVAALGVTGAHVGAEAARGVPWIHPLGDRPLALLLKSGNFGGPGLLLDASASPAERADSP, encoded by the coding sequence GTGAACCAGCGACACAACACACCCCTGGCGGCGTGGACCCGCGGGCCCGCTCCGCTCGGGGTCATCGCCGACGACTTCACCGGCGCGACGGATGTCGCTGTGGCACTGCGCCGCGCCGGACTGCGGACCCTGTTGTTCTTCGGTGTGCCGGACCGTACGAGTGAAGGGGCGTACGGGTCCGAAGCGGCCCGGCTGCCCGAGCACGAGGCACTCGTCGTCGCCCTGAAGAGCCGCATGGTGCCCGTAGCTGACGCGGTCGCCTCGTCCCTGGGCGCGCTGGAGTGGCTGCGCGAACAGGGCGCGGGGCAGATCTACTTCAAGTTCTGCTCGACCTTCGACTCGACCCCGCGCGGCAACATCGGTCCGGTCCTGGACCGGCTGGCCGAGGCGACGGGCGCCGACACCGTGCCGCTGACACCGAGTTCGCCGGAACATCTGCGCACCCAGTACCAGGGCTATCTGTTCGTGGACGAGCTGCTGCTCGGCGAATCGCATATGCGCGACCACCCGGTGACCCCCATGAGGGACTCGTATCTGCCCAGGCTGCTGCGGTCGCAGACCCGCGAGCAGGTGGCCTTGATCGGGCTCGGAACGGTACGGGAGGGCGAGGCGGCGGTACGTGCCGCGCTGGCGGGTGCCGGGGCGCGCGGCGCGCGCTATGTCCTCGCCGACGGCATCGACGAGAGCGATCTACGCACGCTCGGCCGGGCCGCCCTCGGCTCGCCGCTCGTCGCCGGCGCCGCCGGACTGGCTGCCGGACTGGCGCACGCACATGCCGAGGAACGCGCAGGTCACCCACCGGGCGCCGGGTGGGAGGAGACCGGTGCCGAGACGAAGGCCCCGGACACCTGGGAGGCAGTGGGCAGGTCGGCCGCCGTACTGAGCGGGAGCTGTTCGCGCCGCACCCTGGAGCAGCTCACGGCACTCACTGACGCGGGCAGACCCGCTTACCACCTGGATGTGGTGGCGACACCTGATCCCATGGCGCTCGCCGATGCCGCTCTCGCCTGGTACGACGCACTCCCCAGCGGTGGTGGCGCACCTGTCCTGTACTCCTCGGCCGCCCCCGAGGAACTGCGCGAGGTACAGCGGGTGCTGGGGGTGGAGCGGTCGGCCGCCGTGCTGGAGGAAGCGACGGGGCTTGTCGCAGCCGGGCTGGTGGAGCGCGGGGTGAGTCGACTGGTCGCCGCCGGAGGCGAGACTTCCGGCGCTGTCGTCGCCGCGCTCGGGGTCACCGGCGCACACGTCGGCGCGGAGGCCGCACGAGGGGTGCCATGGATCCATCCGCTGGGCGATCGCCCCCTGGCGCTACTGCTCAAGTCCGGCAATTTCGGTGGCCCCGGCCTGCTCCTCGACGCCTCCGCGTCCCCCGCGGAACGGGCGGATTCCCCGTGA
- a CDS encoding flavin-containing monooxygenase, producing the protein MGRRKQEQQQHVRVAIIGSGFAGLGAAVRLRREGITDFVVLERADSVGGTWRDNDYPGCCCDVPSHLYSFSFAPNPDWPRTFSGQRHIRAYLERVTDTFGLRPHLRLGHEVRTMVWDRDELRWLIDTDQGEYAADVVVSATGPLSDPKMPDIPGLADFPGAAFHSARWDHDVDLRGKRVAMVGTGASAAQIVPAIQPQVTSLTLFQRTPPWVLPKVDRDISSLERWLHRQVPLTATVRRGLLWGVRELQVSAFTKRTQQLALVESVARKHLARAVKDPVLRAKLTPSYRIGCKRVVLSSEYYPALAQANAHVVASGLVEVRGSTLIAADGSETEADVIVFGTGFRVTDMPIADRVVGADGITLAESWKTGMQSLRGATAAGFPNWMTLIGPNTGLGNSSMILMIESQLNYLADYLRQLTVLGGRTALSPKPAAVCAWNGRVQERMKRTVWSTGGCDSWYLDPSGRNTTLWPGTTGEFRRETREVDLGEYEVVRKRVVAPTTAVAADAAPADLVSADPESVQPAPVKPESVQPEPVKSASVREENA; encoded by the coding sequence ATGGGCCGACGGAAGCAGGAGCAGCAACAGCACGTGAGGGTCGCGATCATCGGATCCGGCTTCGCCGGTCTCGGTGCCGCCGTCCGGCTGCGTCGTGAAGGGATCACCGACTTCGTCGTGCTGGAGCGCGCCGACTCGGTCGGCGGCACCTGGCGCGACAACGACTATCCGGGGTGCTGCTGCGATGTGCCCTCGCACCTCTACTCGTTCTCCTTCGCCCCCAACCCGGACTGGCCCCGCACTTTCTCCGGTCAGCGGCACATCCGCGCCTATCTGGAGCGGGTGACCGACACCTTCGGACTCCGACCCCATCTGCGCCTGGGCCATGAGGTGCGCACGATGGTGTGGGACCGCGACGAACTCCGCTGGCTCATCGACACCGACCAGGGCGAGTACGCCGCCGATGTCGTTGTCTCCGCGACCGGGCCGCTCTCCGACCCGAAGATGCCCGACATCCCGGGGCTCGCCGACTTTCCCGGCGCCGCCTTCCACTCCGCCCGCTGGGACCATGACGTCGATCTGCGGGGCAAGCGGGTGGCGATGGTGGGAACAGGCGCCTCCGCCGCGCAGATCGTGCCCGCGATTCAGCCGCAGGTCACGTCGCTCACCCTCTTCCAGCGCACCCCGCCCTGGGTCCTGCCGAAAGTCGACCGGGACATCAGCTCGCTGGAGCGCTGGTTGCACCGCCAGGTCCCGCTGACCGCCACCGTGCGCCGGGGGCTGCTCTGGGGCGTGCGGGAGTTGCAGGTCTCCGCCTTCACCAAGCGCACCCAGCAGTTGGCACTGGTCGAATCCGTGGCCAGGAAGCACCTCGCCCGGGCGGTGAAGGACCCGGTGCTACGGGCGAAGCTCACCCCCTCCTACCGCATCGGCTGCAAGCGGGTGGTGCTGTCGAGCGAGTACTACCCGGCGCTCGCCCAAGCGAATGCGCACGTGGTGGCGTCCGGGCTGGTCGAGGTGCGCGGTTCGACGCTGATCGCCGCCGACGGCAGCGAGACCGAGGCCGATGTGATCGTCTTCGGCACCGGCTTTCGGGTCACCGACATGCCGATCGCCGATCGCGTGGTCGGCGCTGACGGGATCACCCTCGCCGAGTCCTGGAAGACGGGGATGCAGTCCCTGCGGGGGGCGACCGCAGCCGGGTTCCCCAACTGGATGACGCTCATCGGCCCCAACACCGGTCTCGGCAACTCCTCGATGATCCTCATGATCGAGTCCCAGTTGAACTATCTGGCGGACTACCTGCGGCAGCTCACCGTTCTCGGCGGACGGACCGCGCTGTCTCCCAAGCCCGCCGCGGTCTGCGCATGGAACGGACGGGTCCAGGAGCGGATGAAGCGAACCGTCTGGAGCACGGGCGGCTGTGACAGTTGGTACCTCGACCCCAGTGGTCGCAACACCACCCTGTGGCCGGGGACGACCGGGGAGTTCCGCCGGGAGACCCGCGAAGTGGATCTGGGGGAGTACGAGGTCGTCCGCAAGCGGGTCGTCGCACCGACGACCGCCGTTGCGGCGGACGCTGCGCCTGCGGACCTCGTGTCGGCGGACCCCGAGTCGGTGCAGCCCGCGCCCGTGAAACCGGAGTCGGTGCAGCCCGAGCCCGTGAAGTCCGCTTCGGTGCGGGAGGAGAACGCATGA
- a CDS encoding TRAP transporter large permease subunit — MNAILALVAFIGAIIVWNVGVKRNIGEAMVIGFLVSAAFAGTDAPRVAWESLLQGLKSEITFAALAFVFVSELLTRTGLVQRMIDILSSMLGRREGGSAYAATVSAGLFGAVAHNGAAIVATIGSITIPWMKRSRASGETAALVLAGNAGVGATFPFSGAFFILLAAPTVLPVLKAEDVVGTIFVVGAWMVAMRLVIAYVIVKRRGVGAMAPEDIHPLRQSFAAGWTSLVVLAAIAVPIVLTASPSSDLIGDRLGGLDVSDAVPLLVWLPVVMLLAGLVVERRSLPSSGGEWWTLLSEISPKLGLIGVTMVSAFAASNVLSTLGIGEQLAPYLERLEGVPQIVAALVVGLIVVIVAGPLNTTSTLAAVGPVAFAALMAADVPPYIAFAAIIVWASSEGCSPPGAAPLYVAAGIASINPVRIFVPVTLYYLVPSYVMGVLMVMGAIWIPG, encoded by the coding sequence ATGAACGCGATACTCGCACTGGTCGCCTTCATCGGGGCCATCATCGTGTGGAACGTAGGGGTCAAACGCAACATCGGCGAAGCCATGGTCATCGGCTTCCTCGTCAGCGCCGCTTTCGCCGGCACGGACGCGCCGCGCGTCGCCTGGGAGAGCCTCCTACAGGGGCTGAAGTCCGAAATCACCTTCGCCGCACTGGCCTTCGTCTTCGTCAGTGAACTGCTGACGCGAACCGGGCTCGTGCAGCGGATGATCGACATCCTCAGCTCGATGCTCGGTCGCCGTGAGGGCGGCTCCGCCTACGCGGCGACGGTCTCGGCCGGACTCTTCGGCGCGGTCGCACACAACGGCGCGGCGATCGTGGCCACCATCGGATCCATCACCATTCCCTGGATGAAACGCTCCAGGGCGAGCGGCGAGACCGCGGCACTGGTGCTCGCCGGAAACGCGGGCGTCGGCGCCACCTTCCCGTTCAGCGGGGCCTTCTTCATCCTGCTGGCGGCGCCGACCGTACTGCCGGTCCTCAAGGCGGAGGACGTGGTCGGCACGATCTTCGTCGTGGGCGCCTGGATGGTGGCGATGCGGCTGGTCATCGCCTACGTCATCGTCAAACGGCGGGGCGTGGGCGCGATGGCGCCCGAGGACATCCATCCGCTGCGCCAGTCCTTCGCGGCCGGCTGGACCTCGCTGGTCGTACTGGCCGCCATAGCGGTGCCGATCGTGCTGACGGCTTCACCGAGCAGCGATCTCATTGGCGACCGGCTGGGGGGACTGGACGTCTCCGATGCCGTGCCGCTGCTGGTCTGGCTGCCGGTGGTGATGCTGCTCGCCGGACTGGTGGTCGAACGGCGCTCGCTGCCGAGCAGCGGCGGGGAATGGTGGACGCTGCTGTCGGAGATCAGCCCCAAACTCGGGCTGATCGGCGTCACGATGGTCTCCGCCTTCGCCGCCTCCAATGTGCTGAGCACCCTGGGGATCGGCGAACAGCTCGCCCCCTATCTGGAGCGTCTGGAGGGCGTGCCGCAGATTGTTGCGGCACTCGTCGTCGGGCTGATCGTGGTGATCGTCGCGGGCCCCCTCAACACGACCTCCACGCTCGCGGCCGTCGGGCCTGTCGCCTTCGCCGCGCTGATGGCGGCCGACGTTCCGCCGTACATCGCCTTCGCCGCCATCATCGTGTGGGCCTCGTCCGAGGGCTGCTCGCCCCCGGGCGCCGCACCGCTGTACGTGGCAGCGGGCATCGCCTCCATCAACCCGGTGCGGATCTTCGTTCCGGTGACGCTCTACTACCTGGTGCCTTCCTACGTCATGGGCGTGCTGATGGTGATGGGTGCGATATGGATTCCCGGATGA
- a CDS encoding exodeoxyribonuclease III: protein MTSVNVNGLRAAAKKGFVPWLAATEADVICLQEVRAEPEQLPQGVRQPDGWHTTHAPAGAKGRAGVSLYTRREPDEVRIGFGSQEFDGSGRYIEADLPGVTVASLYLPSGEVGTERQDEKMRFLGEFLPYLHELKARAAHDGREVVVCGDWNIAHRETDLKNWRGNRKNSGFLPEERQWLSEVYAEGAYVDVFRALHPDQEGPYTWWSYRGRAFDNDSGWRIDLQVATERLAALAVKAFVERAETHEERWSDHAPVTVVYDLL from the coding sequence GTGACGTCCGTGAACGTGAATGGCCTCCGGGCCGCCGCGAAGAAGGGCTTCGTGCCCTGGCTGGCGGCGACCGAGGCCGATGTGATCTGCCTCCAGGAGGTACGGGCCGAGCCCGAGCAGCTTCCGCAGGGCGTAAGGCAACCGGACGGCTGGCACACGACCCATGCGCCGGCCGGTGCCAAGGGGCGTGCGGGCGTCTCGCTGTACACCCGGCGCGAGCCGGACGAGGTGCGCATCGGATTCGGGTCGCAGGAGTTCGACGGCAGCGGGCGCTACATCGAGGCGGACCTGCCGGGCGTGACCGTCGCCAGCCTCTATCTGCCCTCCGGCGAGGTGGGCACGGAGCGGCAGGACGAGAAGATGCGGTTCCTGGGCGAGTTCCTGCCGTATCTCCATGAGCTCAAGGCCCGGGCCGCGCACGACGGGCGCGAGGTCGTCGTCTGTGGTGACTGGAACATCGCCCACCGTGAGACCGACCTCAAGAACTGGCGCGGAAACAGAAAGAACTCCGGCTTCCTCCCCGAGGAGCGCCAGTGGCTCTCCGAGGTCTATGCGGAGGGCGCGTACGTGGATGTCTTCCGAGCCCTCCACCCGGATCAGGAAGGCCCCTACACCTGGTGGTCCTACCGGGGGCGCGCCTTCGACAACGACTCCGGCTGGCGCATCGACCTTCAGGTGGCCACCGAGCGGTTGGCCGCGCTGGCGGTGAAGGCGTTCGTGGAGCGGGCGGAGACCCATGAGGAGCGCTGGTCGGACCATGCTCCGGTGACCGTCGTCTACGACCTGCTGTGA
- a CDS encoding class II aldolase/adducin family protein → MSRRRDMGGQGDLSGRADMGGQGDLSGRGDDAERGRLITTARAIAARSLTHGSTGNVSVRAGEHILVTPTGSSLATVRAAELSVIDADGAHVGGPRPSKEAFLHAAMLRARPDAGAVVHTHSTHAAAVSCLAQLDRHDVLPPLTAYYAMRVGTLPMLPYFAPGDSRMAGAVEASAQDHAALLLSNHGPVAAAADLDRALEMAEEIEETAKLFLLLRGARTSPLTEAQRTALRPATH, encoded by the coding sequence ATGAGCCGTCGACGTGACATGGGTGGGCAGGGCGACCTGAGCGGGCGAGCCGACATGGGTGGGCAGGGCGACCTGAGCGGGCGAGGCGACGATGCCGAGCGGGGCCGCCTCATCACCACCGCGCGAGCCATCGCCGCCCGTTCCCTGACACACGGCAGCACGGGCAATGTCTCGGTACGCGCCGGTGAGCACATCCTGGTGACCCCCACGGGGTCGAGTCTGGCCACCGTGCGCGCCGCGGAACTCTCGGTCATCGACGCGGACGGAGCCCATGTCGGCGGACCCAGGCCCTCCAAGGAGGCGTTCCTGCATGCCGCGATGCTCCGAGCCAGGCCGGACGCCGGCGCCGTGGTGCACACCCACTCCACACACGCGGCGGCCGTCTCCTGCCTGGCCCAACTCGATCGACACGATGTCCTGCCGCCGCTGACCGCCTACTACGCGATGCGCGTCGGCACCCTCCCGATGCTGCCGTACTTCGCCCCCGGCGACAGCCGGATGGCCGGCGCCGTCGAAGCATCGGCCCAAGACCATGCGGCGCTCCTCCTGAGCAACCACGGACCGGTCGCCGCCGCGGCCGACCTGGATCGCGCCCTGGAGATGGCCGAGGAGATCGAGGAGACGGCGAAGCTCTTCCTCCTGCTGCGCGGCGCCCGCACCAGCCCGCTGACCGAGGCCCAACGCACTGCGCTGCGCCCCGCCACCCACTGA
- a CDS encoding IclR family transcriptional regulator yields the protein MASVDDALRPTRGRGVVEGAFALLEALRRHALGAGVTELALECQVPKSTAHRLLDQLVAVGAVERHGDRYRVGSQLYRIGHAWQPHPGLRLAARLPLHRLRATTGASAVLTVLRDDLALTVSSVPGEVEPLVPVRDGMSFPLDTAAGRALRGPVRAQAALDREDVVPGVCCAALPVRSPEGRTVAALAAMVPVGRRLEAVTQAVAEAGAAITRGLALGVGASVELPPVLLH from the coding sequence GTGGCGTCCGTAGATGATGCGTTACGCCCCACGCGCGGGCGAGGAGTGGTCGAAGGGGCGTTCGCACTGTTGGAGGCGTTGCGTCGGCACGCCCTCGGTGCAGGGGTCACCGAACTCGCGTTGGAGTGTCAGGTCCCCAAGAGCACCGCGCACCGGCTGCTGGACCAACTGGTCGCCGTGGGAGCGGTCGAACGGCACGGGGACCGCTATCGCGTGGGCAGTCAGCTCTATCGCATCGGCCATGCCTGGCAGCCACACCCCGGACTCCGGTTGGCCGCCCGGCTGCCGTTGCACCGGTTGCGGGCGACGACCGGGGCGAGTGCCGTGTTGACCGTCCTGCGCGACGACCTTGCGCTGACGGTCAGTTCCGTACCAGGCGAGGTGGAGCCGCTGGTGCCGGTGCGGGACGGGATGAGCTTTCCCTTGGACACCGCGGCCGGTCGGGCGCTGCGCGGTCCCGTACGGGCCCAGGCGGCGCTGGATCGGGAGGACGTGGTGCCCGGGGTGTGTTGTGCGGCGTTGCCGGTGCGTTCGCCCGAGGGTCGCACGGTGGCGGCGCTGGCCGCGATGGTGCCGGTGGGACGGCGGCTTGAGGCGGTGACCCAGGCGGTTGCCGAGGCCGGTGCGGCGATCACCCGTGGTCTGGCCCTGGGAGTGGGGGCGTCGGTCGAACTGCCTCCCGTACTGCTGCATTGA
- a CDS encoding CPCC family cysteine-rich protein, with the protein MDTRRPCPCCGHLVFDIADGWPGSFVICPICCWEDDASQLRWPCMPGGANRVSLIEAQGNFLAYGACDQHGRRYTRPSADDEPLDPDWRPIDPTVDFFEHWRSDTHRPWPADRSVLCWWLPLFWGPAEEPEEVVAHTVVIDVGAVDSDHRLHDVLRRELGFPAFYGMNWAAFWDAITGLVEMPRLLRFVRWAELERRAPLAATALREQLARYEETAREFSVVYDQ; encoded by the coding sequence GTGGATACCCGTCGGCCCTGCCCCTGCTGCGGCCATCTCGTCTTCGACATCGCGGACGGATGGCCCGGATCATTCGTCATCTGTCCGATCTGCTGCTGGGAAGACGATGCCTCGCAGCTGCGCTGGCCGTGCATGCCGGGTGGCGCCAACCGCGTCTCACTCATCGAGGCCCAAGGGAACTTCCTTGCCTACGGCGCCTGTGACCAGCACGGCAGACGCTACACACGACCGTCGGCGGACGATGAGCCGCTTGATCCCGACTGGCGCCCGATCGACCCGACCGTGGACTTCTTCGAGCACTGGCGGAGCGACACCCATCGCCCCTGGCCTGCCGACCGGTCGGTGCTGTGCTGGTGGCTGCCGCTCTTCTGGGGGCCGGCTGAGGAGCCGGAGGAAGTGGTGGCCCACACCGTGGTGATCGATGTCGGGGCGGTCGACAGTGACCATCGCCTTCATGACGTACTGAGGCGGGAACTCGGCTTCCCGGCGTTCTACGGCATGAACTGGGCGGCGTTCTGGGATGCGATCACCGGCCTCGTCGAGATGCCCAGGCTGTTGCGCTTCGTCCGCTGGGCGGAACTGGAACGTCGAGCACCGCTCGCTGCGACCGCGCTCCGCGAGCAGTTGGCCAGGTACGAGGAGACGGCCCGGGAGTTCAGCGTGGTCTACGACCAGTAG
- a CDS encoding aspartate/glutamate racemase family protein, which yields MSGGAADRARAPRIALISATPTAIAPAVAGLAEEFPAAEPWNLLDDRLLADAPQDGPLPPTLVDRMGRLIGHALAGGADGVLLTCSLYGAVTETVETPVPLLPPDKAAFEQALALSSGGGRVLVLASFEAAMRDSVTRFTAAAVAAGSATEPIGVVAPAAFDAAREGDISALFDALRNACLPHIADADAVLLAQYSLAPAAAPLSTALGVPVVSGPRAAAAALRSTLTGGSL from the coding sequence ATGAGCGGGGGAGCGGCGGACCGCGCCCGCGCACCGCGGATCGCACTGATCAGTGCCACTCCCACCGCCATCGCCCCGGCGGTCGCGGGGCTGGCCGAGGAGTTCCCAGCGGCCGAGCCCTGGAATCTGCTGGACGATCGGCTGCTGGCCGATGCGCCTCAGGACGGCCCGCTGCCGCCGACCCTCGTGGACCGGATGGGCCGACTGATCGGCCACGCCCTGGCCGGTGGGGCCGACGGAGTGCTGCTGACCTGTTCGCTGTACGGCGCGGTCACCGAAACGGTCGAGACCCCGGTTCCGCTCCTCCCGCCCGACAAGGCGGCCTTCGAGCAGGCGTTGGCGCTGTCATCGGGCGGCGGTCGAGTGCTGGTGCTCGCCTCCTTCGAGGCCGCGATGCGGGACTCGGTGACGCGCTTCACGGCCGCCGCCGTGGCAGCCGGCTCGGCGACCGAACCGATCGGCGTGGTCGCTCCCGCCGCCTTCGACGCGGCCCGCGAGGGGGACATCTCCGCGCTCTTCGACGCGCTGCGGAATGCGTGCCTGCCGCACATCGCCGACGCCGATGCGGTACTGCTCGCCCAGTACTCGCTGGCACCCGCGGCAGCGCCGCTCTCCACCGCGCTGGGGGTGCCCGTCGTCTCCGGCCCCCGGGCCGCGGCAGCAGCCCTGCGCTCGACACTCACCGGGGGATCCCTGTGA
- a CDS encoding GNAT family N-acetyltransferase → MDVRSVRYDHPDAVKLNDQVQLEYIQRYGDGDGDETPLDASMFQPPCGLYLIAYDDEGHPVATGGWRARSQGAGEDEGYEDGDAELKRMYVVAEARGRGLARIMLAALEADARAAGRTRMVLETGDKQPEAIALYTSSGYDASEQKFGHYREYEGSHCFVKQLT, encoded by the coding sequence ATGGATGTACGTTCGGTCCGGTATGACCACCCCGATGCCGTCAAGCTCAACGACCAGGTCCAGCTGGAATACATCCAGCGATACGGCGACGGCGACGGCGACGAGACCCCGCTCGACGCCTCGATGTTCCAGCCGCCATGTGGCCTGTATCTCATCGCGTACGACGACGAGGGTCACCCGGTGGCGACCGGCGGCTGGCGCGCCCGAAGCCAGGGCGCCGGAGAAGACGAGGGGTACGAGGACGGCGACGCCGAACTCAAGCGGATGTACGTCGTGGCGGAGGCACGCGGCCGGGGACTCGCCCGGATCATGCTCGCCGCACTGGAGGCTGACGCCCGGGCGGCAGGCCGCACCCGCATGGTGCTGGAGACCGGTGACAAGCAGCCGGAGGCGATAGCCCTCTACACCTCCAGCGGGTACGACGCTTCGGAGCAGAAGTTCGGCCACTACCGCGAGTACGAGGGCAGTCACTGCTTCGTCAAGCAGCTCACCTAG